In the genome of Pelagibacterium nitratireducens, one region contains:
- the ftsL gene encoding cell division protein FtsL, which translates to MSRFLQHLNIFLGVVAVIAVVAVYSQKHMAELTAEEIGRIESAIAQQQADLSILKADWAYLNQPTHIQPIVDRHNDVLNLQVAEATQFASFADLPMRPQQRLDTESLDALFETIEAGEDPIGSLLEGLL; encoded by the coding sequence ATGAGCAGGTTCCTCCAGCATCTTAACATCTTTCTCGGCGTCGTCGCCGTTATTGCGGTTGTTGCCGTCTATTCGCAAAAGCATATGGCCGAACTGACCGCCGAGGAAATCGGGCGCATCGAGAGCGCTATTGCCCAGCAGCAGGCCGATCTTTCTATCCTCAAGGCCGATTGGGCCTATCTCAACCAGCCGACCCATATTCAGCCGATCGTCGATCGTCACAACGACGTCTTGAATCTGCAGGTTGCCGAGGCAACACAGTTTGCCAGCTTCGCCGATTTGCCTATGCGGCCGCAGCAGCGGCTCGACACCGAATCCCTTGATGCCCTGTTTGAAACCATCGAGGCGGGTGAAGATCCGATCGGTTCCCTCCTGGAGGGCTTGCTATGA
- a CDS encoding penicillin-binding protein 2, with amino-acid sequence MSAVTPETISIDGTRKARGNLTGARIRWAMAFVLIVFSVMFGRLIWLGNVEVDTTIEGQTRDAIMASRPAILDRNGLEMAVDIRVPSLFAEPRRIIDVDEAADAILTVLPNLDSAWLRDRLTGDKGFVWVARELTPAQRDRIMRLGIPGLDFLEESKRFYPGGTVAAHVMGAVNIDNVGIAGVEKHLDDDNLALLQNLGLARDSALTPVNLAMDLRVQSILHEELVSSMERYQAIAAGGAIMDVRTGEIIAMASLPDFDPNNPGTMLEEGRFNRLTAAKFEVGSIFKPITFAAALDAGAVRLTDTIDARFGVRFGRYTIEDFHGQYRMLSVPEVFRYSSNIGTIRIMQALGKDNFRAFLTRMGLEGAPQIELPEVTRSSIPANFSEVGAATASFGHGLSVTPLQMLTATAALVNGGHLMDATLFPRTEQEAMTGSTQVISAQTSDYLRYLMRLNGVVGSGSTGNKIADGYRWGGKTGTAEKVVDGQYSSSLVTAFFSSAFPLDDPRYALIIFVDEPQAENAQSGRTAGWNAGQMSARIVKRIAPMLGIQPILGPQIDAQLVPVQLRNGAEFTGF; translated from the coding sequence ATGAGTGCGGTTACCCCGGAAACGATTTCCATTGACGGTACCCGCAAGGCGCGGGGCAATCTGACCGGCGCGCGCATCCGCTGGGCCATGGCGTTTGTTCTTATCGTGTTTTCGGTGATGTTCGGGCGGCTGATCTGGCTGGGCAATGTCGAGGTCGATACCACAATCGAGGGTCAGACCCGCGACGCGATCATGGCATCGCGCCCGGCGATCCTGGACCGAAACGGTCTGGAGATGGCCGTCGACATCCGCGTGCCCTCTCTTTTTGCCGAGCCACGGCGCATTATCGATGTCGATGAGGCCGCTGACGCGATCCTGACAGTTCTGCCCAATCTCGACAGCGCCTGGCTGCGCGACCGGTTGACGGGAGACAAGGGGTTTGTGTGGGTGGCGCGGGAGTTGACTCCTGCCCAACGCGACCGGATCATGCGGCTCGGTATTCCGGGGCTCGATTTCCTTGAAGAAAGCAAACGGTTCTATCCCGGCGGGACTGTGGCCGCGCACGTGATGGGTGCGGTCAATATCGACAATGTCGGGATTGCCGGCGTCGAAAAGCACCTTGATGACGACAATCTGGCTCTGCTGCAAAATCTTGGTCTTGCCCGCGACAGCGCGCTGACTCCGGTCAATCTTGCCATGGATTTGCGCGTGCAGAGCATTCTGCACGAAGAACTGGTGAGCTCGATGGAGCGCTATCAGGCGATTGCGGCCGGTGGGGCGATCATGGATGTGCGGACCGGCGAGATCATCGCCATGGCCTCCCTTCCCGACTTCGATCCCAACAATCCCGGCACCATGCTCGAGGAAGGGCGATTCAATCGATTGACTGCCGCCAAGTTCGAGGTGGGTTCGATCTTCAAACCGATTACGTTTGCCGCCGCGCTGGACGCGGGTGCCGTTCGACTCACCGACACCATCGATGCCCGGTTCGGGGTGCGGTTCGGGCGCTATACGATCGAGGATTTTCACGGACAGTATCGCATGCTCTCGGTACCCGAAGTGTTCCGGTATTCGTCCAATATCGGCACGATCCGGATCATGCAGGCGCTGGGCAAGGACAATTTCCGGGCTTTTCTGACACGGATGGGACTGGAGGGCGCCCCGCAAATCGAGCTGCCCGAGGTGACCCGGTCCTCCATTCCGGCGAACTTTTCCGAGGTGGGTGCCGCTACGGCGTCGTTCGGGCATGGGCTCAGCGTAACGCCGCTGCAGATGCTGACGGCAACCGCGGCGCTGGTGAATGGTGGGCATCTGATGGACGCCACGCTGTTTCCGCGCACCGAACAGGAGGCAATGACCGGATCGACCCAGGTTATCTCCGCGCAGACAAGCGACTATCTGCGTTATCTGATGCGCTTGAACGGGGTGGTGGGTTCGGGCAGCACGGGCAACAAGATTGCCGACGGCTATCGCTGGGGCGGCAAGACGGGCACGGCGGAGAAAGTTGTCGACGGCCAGTATTCGAGCAGTCTGGTCACTGCCTTCTTTTCCTCGGCCTTTCCACTCGACGATCCTAGATATGCGCTGATTATTTTTGTAGATGAACCGCAGGCCGAAAACGCGCAGTCGGGTCGGACCGCGGGTTGGAACGCAGGGCAAATGTCGGCCCGTATCGTCAAGCGCATCGCACCGATGCTGGGCATCCAACCCATCTTGGGACCGCAAATCGACGCGCAACTGGTTCCCGTCCAGCTCCGCAACGGGGCCGAGTTTACCGGGTTCTGA
- a CDS encoding UDP-N-acetylmuramoyl-L-alanyl-D-glutamate--2,6-diaminopimelate ligase, with product MPHKLTDIVHRAAGAGDVPDIAIGGLNADSRLIGQGDVFFALPGARGHGNIYAQDAAGRGAVAMVTDTAPQADPGIPVVMVEDVRAAYAIAAANFCGPQPAICAAVTGTNGKTSVVSFLRQIWAYAGIRGASLGTLGLMVGEEHIPGELTTPDSLSLHKILAQLKADGIDHVALEASSHGLHQRRLDGVKFTAVAFTNLSRDHLDYHETVDAYRDAKLRLFRDLIDGNATAVVDAENEEGMPFMFAALDKGATVFTVGEGGAHIDVESVESEGFGQRIKGKLVGEPMEFLLPLVGRFQVDNAVVAAGLAMATGVANGDAIKALETIKGAKGRLEKVAQRGEAAVFVDYAHTPDALENALVALRPFAKGRLTVVFGCGGDRDPGKRPQMGEVAQRLADRVIVTDDNPRTEDAGAIRAQILAAVPEALEIADRAEAIGHAIAEMGAEDVILVAGKGHEDYQIVGKTKHHFSDHEVVRAAFED from the coding sequence TTGCCGCATAAGCTTACCGATATTGTGCACCGGGCCGCCGGGGCGGGAGACGTGCCCGATATCGCCATCGGCGGGCTGAATGCCGACAGCCGGCTGATCGGGCAAGGCGATGTGTTCTTTGCGCTGCCCGGCGCGCGGGGGCATGGAAATATCTATGCCCAGGATGCGGCGGGCCGGGGCGCTGTGGCCATGGTCACCGATACGGCGCCACAGGCAGATCCGGGCATCCCGGTTGTCATGGTCGAAGATGTGCGGGCCGCCTATGCCATCGCAGCCGCGAATTTTTGCGGGCCGCAACCGGCCATCTGCGCTGCAGTAACCGGGACGAACGGCAAGACCTCGGTTGTCTCCTTTCTGCGCCAGATCTGGGCTTATGCGGGCATAAGGGGAGCGAGCCTTGGAACGTTGGGGCTGATGGTTGGCGAAGAACACATTCCCGGTGAACTGACGACACCCGACTCGCTGTCCTTGCACAAAATTCTGGCGCAGCTCAAAGCGGACGGCATCGATCATGTCGCGCTGGAGGCCTCCAGCCACGGGCTCCATCAGCGCCGGTTGGACGGGGTGAAGTTTACCGCCGTGGCCTTCACCAATCTCAGCCGCGACCATCTCGATTATCATGAGACCGTCGATGCCTATCGCGACGCCAAACTGCGGCTGTTCCGCGATCTGATCGATGGTAATGCCACCGCCGTCGTCGATGCCGAGAACGAGGAGGGGATGCCCTTCATGTTCGCGGCCCTCGACAAGGGTGCGACGGTCTTCACGGTCGGAGAGGGCGGGGCTCATATCGACGTCGAGAGCGTTGAAAGCGAGGGGTTCGGGCAGCGGATCAAAGGCAAGCTGGTGGGCGAGCCAATGGAATTTCTTCTGCCTCTGGTCGGGCGGTTTCAGGTCGACAACGCGGTGGTTGCCGCCGGGTTGGCGATGGCGACCGGAGTTGCCAATGGCGATGCCATCAAGGCGCTCGAGACCATCAAGGGCGCCAAGGGGCGGTTGGAGAAGGTCGCCCAGCGTGGCGAAGCGGCGGTGTTTGTGGATTATGCACATACGCCCGATGCGCTGGAAAATGCGCTGGTGGCACTGCGGCCCTTTGCCAAGGGTCGGCTGACCGTTGTGTTCGGGTGCGGCGGGGACCGCGATCCCGGCAAGCGCCCACAGATGGGCGAAGTGGCTCAACGCCTGGCCGATCGGGTGATCGTGACCGACGACAATCCGCGCACCGAAGATGCCGGTGCGATCCGCGCGCAAATCCTTGCTGCGGTACCGGAAGCCCTGGAGATTGCCGATCGGGCCGAAGCGATCGGTCATGCAATTGCCGAAATGGGCGCAGAGGACGTTATTCTGGTCGCCGGCAAGGGACATGAGGACTACCAGATCGTGGGCAAGACAAAGCACCATTTTTCCGACCACGAGGTCGTGCGCGCGGCCTTTGAGGACTGA
- a CDS encoding UDP-N-acetylmuramoyl-tripeptide--D-alanyl-D-alanine ligase has product MSALYGIDEILAAAGGEARDVAADRVSSISIDSRELAPGALFVAIRGENFDGHDFVAEAIKAGAVAALVSRDRAEALSGLPLIVAEDALAGLYGMAAFSRSRSKASIIAVTGSVGKTSTKEALRVALEANGRTHASIRSFNNHWGVPLMLARMPADTEYGVFEIGMSAAGEITPLSKLVRPHVAVVTTVAPAHLEFFASEAAIADAKAEIFSGVEPDGRAIIGTDHRHVERLTTAAAAAGLSTMTYGFATGDVTISNYRATQGGATGHIEGHGLSFEVAIATAGRHMLANAVAALLAARAVGGDVEKSLAALASHGAPEGRGAAALLGDPGNPIRLIDESYNANPTSMRAALEVFAQMPAPGRRVLVLGDMRELGAASADYHTALADSVVAARPDRVFLVGEHMAKLADALPAALVAGRAQGVDEIADAVLETLAPGDSVMLKGSNGVKLGALVARIRDRFGVKR; this is encoded by the coding sequence GTGTCCGCGCTCTATGGCATCGATGAGATCTTGGCGGCAGCCGGTGGGGAAGCCCGCGATGTGGCTGCCGATCGCGTTTCTTCGATTTCCATAGATTCGCGCGAGCTTGCCCCCGGCGCGCTGTTCGTTGCCATCCGGGGCGAAAATTTCGACGGGCATGATTTCGTTGCCGAAGCCATAAAGGCGGGTGCGGTCGCTGCGCTGGTGAGCAGGGACAGGGCCGAGGCTTTGTCGGGGCTGCCGCTGATCGTTGCCGAGGACGCGTTGGCGGGACTGTATGGAATGGCGGCATTTTCCCGTTCCCGATCAAAGGCATCCATCATAGCGGTCACCGGAAGCGTGGGGAAAACCTCGACCAAGGAAGCTCTTCGCGTGGCGCTGGAGGCCAATGGCAGGACCCATGCCTCGATCAGGAGCTTCAACAATCATTGGGGTGTGCCGCTGATGTTGGCGCGGATGCCAGCCGACACCGAATATGGTGTGTTCGAGATCGGCATGAGCGCGGCAGGGGAGATCACACCACTTTCAAAACTGGTTCGCCCGCATGTGGCGGTGGTGACCACCGTGGCGCCGGCTCATCTCGAATTTTTTGCCTCCGAGGCGGCAATTGCCGATGCCAAGGCGGAGATTTTTTCCGGTGTGGAACCGGATGGTCGGGCGATCATCGGAACCGATCATAGGCATGTGGAGCGGTTGACGACGGCAGCGGCGGCTGCCGGGCTGTCCACGATGACCTATGGGTTTGCCACCGGCGATGTGACGATATCGAACTATCGGGCGACGCAGGGCGGAGCGACCGGGCATATCGAGGGCCACGGGCTCTCGTTCGAGGTTGCGATTGCGACGGCGGGGCGGCACATGCTGGCCAATGCTGTCGCGGCATTGCTTGCTGCGCGGGCGGTTGGCGGTGATGTGGAGAAATCGCTTGCGGCGCTTGCTTCCCACGGCGCGCCCGAGGGGCGCGGCGCGGCGGCTTTGCTTGGCGATCCCGGCAATCCGATCCGGCTGATCGACGAGAGCTACAACGCCAATCCCACGTCGATGCGCGCGGCGCTGGAGGTGTTCGCGCAGATGCCGGCGCCGGGACGGCGGGTTCTGGTGCTCGGGGACATGCGTGAGCTGGGCGCGGCGTCGGCCGATTATCACACCGCGCTTGCCGATTCTGTGGTGGCGGCAAGGCCGGACCGGGTGTTTCTGGTGGGAGAGCATATGGCCAAACTGGCCGACGCTTTGCCAGCGGCGCTTGTTGCGGGGCGGGCACAGGGTGTGGACGAGATTGCCGACGCTGTTTTGGAAACGCTTGCACCGGGCGACTCAGTTATGCTCAAGGGATCGAACGGCGTGAAGCTGGGCGCTTTGGTGGCCCGGATCCGAGACCGGTTCGGCGTAAAAAGGTAA
- the mraY gene encoding phospho-N-acetylmuramoyl-pentapeptide-transferase: MLYFLQQFADAFPVFNVFRYLSFRTGGAIITALFFVFLFGPGMVNSLRIRQGKGQPIREDGPQSHLLTKKGKPTMGGLMILSGALVSILLWADLSNMYVWAVLLVTTGFGLVGFYDDYLKVKHQNHKGFGGRARLAIESVIAIAACIIIASQAPAGYENALLLPFVKDLALNLGLFFFIFGAFVIVGAGNAVNLTDGLDGLAIVPVMIAASAFGLIAYLVGNQVYSDYLFLNFVPGTGELSIVCGALIGAGLGFLWFNAPPAQIIMGDTGSLSLGGALGTIAVATKHELVMAIVGGLFVLEAVSVIVQVVSFRLTGKRVFKMAPIHHHFEHLGWTESQIVIRFWIIAMVLALIGLSSLKLR, encoded by the coding sequence ATGCTCTATTTCCTGCAGCAGTTTGCTGACGCCTTTCCGGTCTTTAACGTGTTCCGCTATCTCTCGTTCAGGACGGGCGGCGCGATCATCACGGCGCTGTTCTTCGTGTTCCTGTTCGGCCCGGGTATGGTCAATTCGCTGCGCATCCGGCAGGGCAAGGGGCAGCCGATCCGCGAGGACGGCCCGCAGAGCCACCTTTTGACCAAGAAGGGCAAGCCCACAATGGGCGGGTTGATGATCCTTTCTGGTGCGCTGGTTTCGATCCTGCTCTGGGCGGACCTGTCCAACATGTATGTCTGGGCCGTGCTGCTGGTGACGACCGGGTTCGGGCTGGTCGGGTTTTATGACGACTATCTCAAGGTCAAGCACCAGAACCACAAGGGTTTCGGGGGCAGGGCGCGGCTGGCCATCGAGTCGGTGATTGCCATTGCGGCATGTATCATCATCGCCAGCCAGGCACCGGCAGGGTACGAGAACGCGCTGCTGCTGCCGTTCGTCAAGGATCTGGCGCTCAACCTGGGGTTGTTCTTCTTTATCTTCGGCGCCTTCGTGATCGTTGGCGCGGGCAATGCGGTCAATCTGACCGACGGTCTGGATGGGTTGGCCATCGTGCCGGTGATGATCGCGGCCTCGGCGTTCGGGCTGATCGCCTATCTGGTGGGCAACCAGGTTTATTCCGATTATCTGTTTCTCAATTTCGTGCCGGGCACGGGCGAGTTGTCGATCGTGTGCGGCGCGCTGATCGGAGCGGGGCTGGGGTTCTTGTGGTTCAACGCACCGCCGGCCCAGATCATCATGGGCGATACGGGCTCGCTGTCGCTGGGCGGCGCGCTGGGGACCATTGCTGTGGCCACCAAGCACGAGTTGGTCATGGCCATCGTGGGCGGGCTGTTCGTTCTCGAGGCGGTGTCGGTGATCGTGCAGGTGGTTTCGTTCCGGCTGACGGGCAAGCGGGTGTTCAAGATGGCGCCCATTCACCACCATTTCGAGCATCTGGGCTGGACCGAGAGCCAGATCGTCATCCGGTTCTGGATTATAGCGATGGTGCTGGCGCTGATCGGGTTGAGCTCGCTGAAGCTGCGCTGA
- a CDS encoding putative peptidoglycan glycosyltransferase FtsW has product MTAISAWFSRERKTPIAEWWWTVDRELLFALIALMGFGVLLSFAASPPVAERIGLGPWHFTQRHVIFCIPALAAVFLASLVNARWARVIGLVTLVGGVVLLALTLRYGVEVKGARRWISFMGQSLQPIEFVKPALAVMSAWFISEQMKRKDVPGHWLAMGATGLVVGLLLLQPDVGQTILVAVVYGGLLFLSGISWLVIGVLGLAAIGLLVLAYTVFPHVARRIDAFINPETGDNYQAERALESLLEGGWFGMGPGEGIARRYLPDAHADFVFAAGASEFGILFCLMLVGLIAFIVIRALNLAMRQQNLFNRLAASALAIQFGVQSAFNLTVNLNLIPPKGMTLPFVSYGGTSMIAIGLSMGLLLALTRRKPEETFATGLPIRSALDHPGVPGKR; this is encoded by the coding sequence GTGACCGCCATTTCCGCCTGGTTCTCCCGCGAGCGAAAGACGCCCATCGCCGAATGGTGGTGGACGGTGGATCGGGAATTGCTGTTTGCGCTGATTGCGCTGATGGGGTTCGGGGTGCTCTTGAGCTTTGCGGCGAGCCCGCCGGTGGCCGAGCGGATCGGGTTGGGGCCGTGGCATTTTACCCAGCGGCACGTGATATTCTGCATTCCGGCCCTGGCCGCGGTGTTTCTGGCCTCGCTGGTCAACGCGCGCTGGGCGCGGGTCATCGGGTTGGTCACGCTGGTGGGAGGTGTTGTGCTTCTGGCGCTGACGCTGCGTTACGGCGTCGAGGTCAAGGGCGCCCGGCGCTGGATTTCGTTCATGGGGCAATCGCTTCAGCCCATCGAATTCGTCAAGCCGGCCCTGGCCGTGATGTCGGCCTGGTTCATCTCCGAACAGATGAAGCGAAAGGATGTGCCCGGCCATTGGCTTGCCATGGGGGCGACCGGGCTGGTGGTGGGGCTGCTGCTGCTCCAACCCGACGTGGGACAGACCATCCTTGTTGCCGTGGTTTATGGCGGGTTGCTGTTTTTGTCGGGCATTTCCTGGCTGGTGATCGGGGTGTTGGGGCTGGCGGCGATCGGTCTGCTGGTTCTGGCCTATACCGTTTTTCCGCATGTGGCGCGGCGTATCGATGCCTTCATCAACCCCGAGACCGGAGACAATTATCAGGCCGAGCGGGCGCTCGAATCGCTGCTCGAGGGGGGATGGTTCGGAATGGGACCGGGCGAGGGAATCGCGCGCCGCTATCTGCCGGACGCCCATGCCGACTTTGTGTTCGCGGCCGGGGCCAGCGAGTTCGGCATCCTGTTCTGCCTGATGCTGGTGGGACTGATTGCCTTTATCGTCATCCGGGCGCTCAACCTGGCGATGCGGCAGCAAAACCTGTTCAATCGGCTGGCGGCGAGCGCGCTGGCCATTCAGTTCGGTGTGCAGTCGGCGTTCAACCTGACCGTCAATCTCAATCTCATCCCGCCCAAGGGCATGACGCTGCCCTTCGTTTCGTATGGCGGCACCTCAATGATTGCGATTGGGCTGTCCATGGGTCTATTGCTGGCGCTCACGCGGCGAAAGCCCGAAGAAACCTTTGCCACCGGCCTGCCGATCCGCAGCGCCCTGGATCATCCGGGCGTGCCGGGCAAACGCTGA
- the murG gene encoding undecaprenyldiphospho-muramoylpentapeptide beta-N-acetylglucosaminyltransferase: MSTFALMAGGTGGHLFPAMALAQELRRRGHEIHLVTDERVSHYGAEFPASGIHVVPAATPSIRNPIKFLKAGFTILGGTGTAIGVLREIKPAAVVGFGGYPCFPPFLAASVLRIPGILHEQNAVMGRANRALARFAKVLAMSFAQTAHADKFKLDKVLVGNPVRDRVRAIAGMSYPALAEDGPINLLVFGGSQGARAFSDIVPAAIAELDEPLRRRLVVTQQCREEDLDRVAEAYRAARVNVELAGFFTDLPERIVSSHLVIGRAGASTIAELAALGRPSILIPLPGSLDQDQKANALVMEKAGGAWVFDQATLSPQSLATQLHELLNAPDRLRAAASAALSVGMPDAVERLADLVEQTAKGQS, from the coding sequence ATGAGTACATTTGCATTGATGGCCGGGGGGACGGGCGGACATCTTTTTCCAGCCATGGCGCTGGCGCAGGAACTGCGCCGGCGTGGGCATGAAATTCATCTGGTGACCGACGAACGGGTCAGCCATTACGGGGCGGAATTTCCTGCAAGCGGCATTCATGTGGTGCCCGCTGCCACGCCCTCTATCCGCAATCCGATAAAGTTCCTCAAAGCGGGGTTCACAATACTGGGCGGGACCGGAACGGCCATTGGCGTCTTGCGCGAGATCAAGCCGGCAGCGGTGGTCGGTTTCGGGGGGTATCCCTGCTTTCCGCCGTTTCTTGCAGCATCGGTGCTGCGCATTCCTGGCATCCTGCACGAGCAGAATGCGGTGATGGGGCGGGCCAACCGGGCGTTGGCGCGGTTCGCAAAAGTGCTGGCCATGAGCTTTGCGCAGACGGCGCATGCCGACAAATTCAAGCTCGACAAGGTGCTGGTGGGCAATCCGGTGCGCGACAGAGTTCGGGCGATTGCCGGAATGAGCTATCCGGCGCTTGCCGAAGACGGGCCGATCAATCTTCTGGTGTTCGGTGGCAGCCAGGGTGCGCGGGCGTTTTCCGACATCGTGCCGGCGGCGATTGCGGAGCTCGACGAGCCCTTGCGGCGGCGGCTGGTCGTCACCCAGCAATGCCGGGAGGAAGACCTCGACCGGGTGGCGGAAGCCTACCGCGCGGCGCGGGTCAACGTGGAACTTGCCGGGTTTTTCACCGATTTGCCCGAACGTATCGTTTCGAGCCATCTGGTGATCGGGCGGGCAGGGGCTTCAACGATTGCAGAATTGGCCGCCCTGGGGCGGCCCTCCATCCTGATTCCGCTGCCCGGATCGCTCGATCAGGACCAGAAGGCCAATGCGCTGGTGATGGAAAAGGCCGGGGGCGCGTGGGTCTTCGATCAGGCCACGCTTTCACCGCAATCTCTTGCCACCCAGCTTCACGAACTCTTGAACGCTCCGGATCGCCTTCGGGCAGCAGCTTCGGCCGCCCTGTCGGTGGGCATGCCCGATGCCGTTGAACGGCTGGCCGATCTCGTCGAGCAAACCGCCAAAGGACAGTCATGA
- the murC gene encoding UDP-N-acetylmuramate--L-alanine ligase, whose product MNTKMPRDIGPVHFIGIGGIGMSGIAEVLHTQRYTVRGSDASMNANVQRLQAMGIEVMVGQKAENIGDAAVVVVSSAIKKDNPELKEARAKGLPIVRRAEMLAEIMRFKNAIAIGGTHGKTTTTSMVAALLDAGQFDPTVINGGIINAYGTNARLGQGDWMVVEADESDGTFVKLPADVAVVTNIDAEHLDHYHDFEGVKKAFRNFIENVPFYGFAVMCLDHPTVQALVGEIEDRRMITYGLNPQADVRLIDVVNDNGVSKFSVIVRDRISGKTRTIDALELPMPGMHNVLNATAAIAVAQELKITDAQIRAGLKGFGGVKRRFTKTGEVGGITIIDDYGHHPVEISSVLRAARQSTKRDVIAVVQPHRYSRLNDLFDDFSACFNEADTVLVAPVYAAGETPIEGVSHIELVDRIRARGHRDARVIAGPEELAGLIADRAGAGDYVVCLGAGNITLWAAALPGELETELAGKSRASA is encoded by the coding sequence ATGAACACCAAGATGCCACGCGATATCGGGCCTGTGCACTTCATCGGCATTGGCGGGATCGGGATGAGCGGCATTGCCGAAGTGCTGCACACCCAGCGCTACACGGTGCGCGGTTCGGACGCGTCGATGAATGCCAATGTGCAGCGGCTGCAGGCCATGGGCATCGAAGTGATGGTGGGGCAGAAGGCCGAAAATATCGGCGATGCCGCGGTTGTCGTCGTCTCTTCGGCCATCAAGAAGGACAATCCCGAACTGAAAGAAGCCCGCGCCAAGGGGCTGCCCATCGTGCGGCGGGCCGAGATGCTGGCCGAAATCATGCGGTTCAAGAACGCGATTGCCATCGGCGGCACCCACGGCAAGACGACGACGACCTCTATGGTCGCGGCGCTGCTCGATGCGGGGCAGTTCGACCCGACGGTGATCAATGGCGGCATCATCAATGCCTATGGCACCAATGCGCGGCTGGGGCAGGGCGACTGGATGGTTGTCGAGGCCGACGAAAGCGATGGCACTTTCGTCAAGCTGCCGGCCGATGTCGCGGTCGTGACCAATATCGACGCCGAGCATCTCGATCATTATCACGACTTCGAGGGGGTCAAGAAGGCGTTCCGCAATTTCATCGAGAACGTACCGTTCTACGGTTTTGCCGTGATGTGCCTCGATCACCCCACGGTGCAGGCGCTGGTGGGCGAGATCGAGGACCGGCGGATGATCACCTATGGGCTCAACCCGCAGGCCGATGTGCGGTTGATCGATGTGGTCAACGACAATGGGGTTTCGAAGTTTTCGGTGATCGTCCGGGACCGGATCAGCGGCAAGACGCGCACCATCGATGCGCTGGAACTGCCCATGCCGGGCATGCACAACGTGCTCAATGCGACAGCGGCGATTGCCGTGGCGCAGGAACTCAAGATCACCGACGCGCAGATCCGGGCGGGGCTGAAAGGGTTCGGTGGGGTCAAGCGGCGGTTCACCAAGACCGGTGAAGTTGGCGGGATCACCATTATCGACGATTACGGGCACCATCCGGTCGAGATTTCCTCGGTGCTGCGGGCGGCGCGACAATCGACCAAGCGCGACGTGATTGCCGTGGTGCAGCCGCACCGCTATTCACGGCTCAACGATCTGTTCGACGATTTCTCGGCGTGTTTCAACGAAGCCGATACGGTGCTGGTGGCGCCGGTCTATGCGGCGGGCGAAACCCCGATCGAGGGTGTGAGCCATATCGAGCTGGTGGACCGGATCCGGGCGCGTGGGCATCGCGATGCACGGGTGATTGCGGGGCCGGAAGAGTTGGCGGGGCTGATCGCGGATCGGGCCGGGGCAGGCGATTATGTCGTGTGCCTCGGTGCGGGGAACATAACGCTCTGGGCAGCGGCGCTGCCGGGCGAACTGGAAACTGAACTGGCCGGAAAGTCCAGGGCCAGCGCATGA